In one window of Thalassococcus arenae DNA:
- a CDS encoding c-type cytochrome gives MTRLTTLAALCLATSPALADTFDMIKIDAGETLFDRECRRCHAVDSTDPSYGPPLEDVVYRAAGSYEGYDYSIALEASGIVWTPAALRAWMEDNKGFMPGTKMRHVGIEDRTVQDFILAYLTSISDVEKNKAISD, from the coding sequence ATGACCCGCCTGACGACCCTTGCCGCCCTGTGCCTCGCCACGTCCCCCGCGCTGGCAGACACCTTCGACATGATCAAGATCGACGCCGGCGAAACCCTTTTCGACCGCGAATGCCGCCGCTGCCACGCGGTGGACTCGACCGACCCGTCCTACGGCCCGCCGCTGGAAGACGTGGTCTATCGCGCTGCGGGCAGCTACGAGGGATACGATTATTCCATCGCGCTCGAAGCGTCGGGCATCGTCTGGACCCCCGCGGCCCTGCGCGCCTGGATGGAAGACAACAAGGGTTTCATGCCCGGCACCAAGATGCGCCATGTCGGCATCGAGGATCGCACCGTCCAGGACTTCATCCTGGCCTACCTGACCTCGATCAGCGACGTCGAAAAGAACAAGGCGATCTCTGATTGA
- a CDS encoding tetratricopeptide repeat protein, which yields MLIRIALLTTLAAAPISATEAEDDLGTLNPDEMTWESFIDRAARGETDMVLCSTGYALTKMGAHLDARKLFTNCATQGYTGAMTWMSYMEQNGNGGEFNPDAAAEWDRQAAEAGDPVGKFNHGLNLIRGFGIGQDEALGRQFVDEAAKDGLPVAQRLQAAGYDLDEVTPDADNWRYAPSF from the coding sequence ATGCTGATCCGGATCGCCCTGTTGACCACCCTCGCCGCTGCGCCGATCAGCGCGACCGAGGCCGAAGACGACCTCGGTACGCTGAACCCCGACGAGATGACCTGGGAAAGCTTCATCGACCGCGCCGCGCGCGGCGAGACCGACATGGTGCTGTGTTCGACCGGCTATGCGCTGACCAAGATGGGCGCGCATCTGGACGCCCGCAAGCTGTTCACCAATTGCGCGACGCAAGGCTATACCGGCGCGATGACCTGGATGTCCTACATGGAACAGAACGGCAATGGCGGCGAATTCAACCCCGACGCTGCCGCCGAATGGGACCGGCAGGCCGCCGAGGCCGGCGACCCGGTCGGCAAGTTCAACCACGGCCTGAACCTGATCCGCGGCTTCGGCATCGGACAGGACGAGGCCCTGGGGCGGCAATTCGTCGATGAGGCCGCGAAAGACGGGCTGCCGGTCGCGCAACGCCTGCAGGCGGCGGGATACGACCTGGACGAAGTCACGCCGGATGCCGACAACTGGCGCTACGCGCCGTCCTTCTGA
- a CDS encoding GYD domain-containing protein, protein MPFYLFQGRYTSDAIKAMITKPQDREVAARSMIEAMGGKLHHMFFCFGHDDVVALIEAPDDETAAGCTMIVGASGAMSGGATTKLLTSAQAQAAMKKAGAGVAKYTPATG, encoded by the coding sequence ATGCCGTTTTATCTGTTTCAAGGCCGCTACACCTCGGACGCCATCAAGGCGATGATCACCAAACCGCAAGACCGCGAAGTCGCGGCGCGCTCGATGATCGAGGCGATGGGCGGCAAACTGCACCACATGTTCTTCTGCTTCGGTCACGATGACGTCGTGGCACTGATCGAAGCACCGGACGACGAAACCGCCGCTGGTTGCACGATGATCGTGGGTGCATCCGGCGCGATGTCCGGTGGTGCGACGACCAAACTCTTGACCAGCGCGCAGGCGCAGGCGGCGATGAAGAAAGCCGGCGCGGGGGTGGCGAAATACACGCCCGCGACGGGCTGA
- a CDS encoding calcium-binding protein, with protein MEFFLLLLLGGGAMALASSGGNGGSDRDDDDLDGGDTDGGDDGGGGDDTGGGGTGLDDILRGTGGNDLLEGTDGDDTIAAAGGDDTLLGGDGDDVLDAGPGADQADGEAGDDTVFGAAGDDTLSGGAGDDVVAGEDGDDVIDGGTGNDQLFGDNGQDTLTGGQGDDEIVGGDGDDVIDGGDDDDDLFGGDGDDSIEGGPGFDDLLGNAGADTLSGGDDGDQLFGFFDGDDDGLLSESDIYDPDLLLGGDGDDRIELGSGDTAVGGEGTDLFFTGIWVDPANPPEIQDLTADELIVVLFPEGGDTEPVTTEIDPATGDTLILAGTQVVATVPASAGPVLPGQVVIFESPRFA; from the coding sequence ATGGAATTCTTCTTGCTCTTGTTGCTTGGTGGCGGCGCGATGGCCCTTGCCTCGTCCGGTGGAAACGGCGGCTCTGACCGCGATGACGATGACTTGGACGGCGGCGACACCGATGGCGGCGACGACGGCGGTGGCGGCGACGACACCGGCGGCGGCGGAACCGGTCTTGACGACATCCTGAGAGGAACCGGCGGCAACGATCTGCTCGAAGGTACCGACGGCGATGACACGATCGCCGCGGCCGGCGGCGACGACACCCTCCTGGGCGGCGATGGCGACGACGTGCTCGACGCCGGACCGGGGGCGGATCAGGCTGATGGCGAGGCGGGCGACGACACGGTTTTCGGCGCGGCAGGTGACGACACCCTGTCCGGCGGCGCAGGCGACGACGTGGTCGCAGGCGAAGACGGCGACGACGTCATCGATGGCGGCACCGGGAATGATCAGCTGTTCGGCGACAACGGCCAGGACACCCTCACCGGAGGGCAAGGCGACGACGAGATCGTGGGTGGCGACGGCGACGACGTGATCGACGGCGGAGACGATGACGACGACCTGTTCGGCGGCGACGGCGACGATTCGATCGAAGGCGGACCCGGATTCGACGACCTTCTGGGCAATGCGGGCGCAGACACCTTGTCGGGCGGCGATGACGGTGACCAGCTGTTCGGCTTTTTCGACGGCGATGATGACGGCTTGCTCAGCGAAAGCGACATCTACGACCCGGATCTGCTGCTGGGCGGCGATGGCGATGACAGGATCGAACTGGGCAGCGGCGATACCGCGGTGGGCGGGGAAGGAACCGACCTGTTCTTCACCGGCATCTGGGTCGATCCCGCGAATCCGCCGGAGATCCAGGATCTGACCGCCGATGAACTGATCGTGGTCCTGTTCCCCGAAGGCGGCGACACCGAACCCGTCACGACCGAGATCGACCCGGCCACCGGCGATACCCTGATCCTGGCGGGCACCCAGGTGGTGGCCACCGTGCCGGCTTCGGCCGGACCGGTCCTGCCGGGTCAGGTCGTCATTTTCGAAAGCCCGCGCTTCGCCTGA
- a CDS encoding ABC transporter permease yields MHRWRAFRAIVWREALRFIHQRERFVAALVRPLVWLLVFAAGFRAALGLSIIPPYQTYITYETYIVPGLCGMILLFNGMQSALSLVYDREMGSMRLLLTAPVARWFLLFSKLCGATFISVLQVYAFLAVAWAFGITLPGWGYVTVLPALVLGGLMLGALGLALSSLIRQLENFAGVMNFVIFPMFFLSSALYPLWKMAESSRLLHDICALNPFTHVVELIRFALYLRLEPLALVVVIAATAAFLGAALWGYDPARGMIRRKG; encoded by the coding sequence ATGCACCGCTGGCGGGCGTTCCGCGCGATCGTCTGGCGCGAAGCGCTGCGATTCATCCATCAGCGCGAACGGTTCGTCGCCGCGCTGGTGCGCCCCCTGGTCTGGCTCCTGGTCTTCGCTGCGGGGTTCCGCGCAGCGCTCGGCCTGTCGATCATCCCACCCTACCAGACCTACATCACCTATGAGACCTACATCGTACCCGGCCTGTGCGGCATGATCCTGCTGTTCAACGGCATGCAAAGCGCGCTCAGCCTGGTCTACGATCGCGAAATGGGATCGATGCGGCTTTTGCTGACGGCACCTGTGGCGCGCTGGTTTCTCCTGTTTTCAAAGCTTTGCGGGGCGACATTCATTTCGGTCCTGCAGGTCTATGCCTTTCTCGCCGTGGCCTGGGCCTTTGGCATCACGCTGCCGGGATGGGGATATGTCACGGTGCTGCCGGCGCTGGTCCTGGGCGGGCTGATGCTGGGCGCGCTCGGGCTGGCGCTGTCGAGCCTGATCCGGCAATTGGAGAATTTCGCCGGCGTGATGAATTTCGTCATCTTCCCGATGTTCTTTCTCAGCTCCGCGCTCTATCCGCTTTGGAAGATGGCGGAATCCTCACGTCTTCTGCACGACATCTGCGCCCTGAACCCGTTCACGCACGTGGTCGAACTGATCCGCTTTGCGCTCTACCTCCGGCTGGAACCGCTGGCATTGGTCGTGGTCATCGCCGCCACGGCGGCGTTTCTGGGCGCGGCGCTGTGGGGCTACGACCCGGCGCGCGGCATGATCCGCCGCAAAGGCTGA
- a CDS encoding ATP-binding cassette domain-containing protein, whose translation MPLRLVGTGATGAPVVARLRIDGLSLQGRPVLGAIDLTLRAGETAALTGPSGIGKTTLLRALAGLGPGFSGERQVPDRLGYVFQEPTLMPWCSLRDNIVLTAGVPAGQADKALAEVGLGGRGDDFPRQLSLGQQRRLSLARAFAADPDLLLLDEPFVSLDPALADEMMTLFETLRAGRGMATLVVTHSEDEARRLARRILRLEGHPARLVETAG comes from the coding sequence GTGCCCCTGCGCCTGGTCGGAACCGGGGCGACCGGCGCCCCGGTCGTCGCGCGTCTGCGGATCGACGGGTTGTCGCTGCAGGGCCGGCCGGTGCTCGGCGCCATCGACCTGACGTTGCGCGCAGGCGAAACGGCGGCGCTGACCGGACCGTCGGGCATCGGCAAGACGACGCTGCTGCGCGCCCTGGCCGGGCTCGGCCCTGGTTTTTCCGGCGAAAGGCAGGTGCCGGACCGTCTGGGATACGTCTTTCAGGAACCGACGCTGATGCCCTGGTGCAGCCTGCGTGACAACATCGTGCTGACCGCCGGGGTTCCGGCCGGGCAGGCCGACAAGGCGCTGGCCGAGGTCGGGCTGGGCGGGCGCGGCGACGACTTTCCCCGGCAGCTTTCGCTGGGCCAGCAGCGCCGCCTGTCGCTGGCCCGCGCCTTCGCCGCCGACCCCGATCTGCTGCTGCTGGACGAACCCTTCGTGTCGCTTGACCCGGCGCTGGCCGACGAGATGATGACCCTGTTCGAGACGCTGCGCGCCGGCCGTGGCATGGCCACGCTGGTCGTCACCCACAGCGAAGACGAGGCGCGACGGCTGGCCCGCCGCATCCTGCGGCTGGAGGGCCATCCGGCGCGGCTGGTGGAAACGGCCGGCTGA
- a CDS encoding YVTN family beta-propeller repeat protein has product MNLSPILLMLAFASPALADEIWVTNEKDDTISVIDIETLEVTRTIPTGERPRGITFSKDHSVVYICASDSDAVQVMDPDTGEILHDLPSGEDPEQFVLHPDNRHLYIANEDDAITTVVDTQTRTVVAQIDVGIEPEGMAVSPDGKIAITTSETTNMAHWIDTESQSLFANTLVASRPRHAEFVKDGTELWVSSEIGGTITIFDVATQAEKAKIEFAVKGVHPDRVQPVGFEFTAGDSHAFVALGPSNHVAVVNAATYAVEDYILVGRRVWHMEFNADRSLLFTTNGVSGDVTVVDVAKREAIKTIKVGRFPWGAAFRPTD; this is encoded by the coding sequence ATGAACCTTTCCCCGATCCTGCTGATGCTTGCTTTCGCGTCCCCGGCCCTGGCGGACGAAATCTGGGTGACCAACGAAAAGGACGACACGATCAGCGTGATCGATATCGAGACGCTGGAAGTGACCCGCACCATCCCGACCGGCGAGCGCCCGCGCGGCATCACCTTCTCCAAGGATCATTCGGTGGTCTATATCTGCGCGTCGGACAGCGACGCGGTGCAGGTCATGGACCCTGATACAGGAGAAATCCTGCACGACCTGCCCTCGGGCGAGGACCCCGAGCAATTCGTGCTGCATCCCGACAACCGCCATCTCTATATCGCCAACGAGGATGACGCGATCACAACGGTGGTCGACACGCAGACCCGCACCGTGGTGGCGCAGATAGATGTCGGCATCGAACCCGAAGGCATGGCGGTCAGCCCCGACGGCAAGATCGCCATCACCACGTCGGAAACCACCAACATGGCGCATTGGATCGACACCGAAAGCCAGTCGCTTTTTGCCAACACGCTGGTCGCTTCGCGTCCGCGCCACGCCGAGTTCGTCAAGGACGGCACGGAATTGTGGGTGTCTTCCGAAATCGGCGGCACGATCACGATCTTCGACGTCGCCACACAGGCCGAAAAGGCCAAGATCGAATTCGCGGTCAAGGGCGTGCATCCCGACCGCGTCCAGCCGGTCGGGTTCGAATTCACCGCCGGCGACAGCCACGCCTTCGTGGCTCTTGGACCCTCGAACCATGTCGCGGTCGTGAACGCCGCGACATACGCGGTCGAGGACTACATCCTGGTGGGCCGCAGGGTCTGGCACATGGAATTCAATGCCGACCGGTCGCTGTTGTTCACGACCAACGGCGTGTCGGGCGATGTGACCGTGGTCGACGTGGCCAAGCGCGAGGCGATCAAGACCATCAAGGTCGGCCGTTTTCCCTGGGGCGCGGCCTTTCGGCCCACCGATTGA
- a CDS encoding ABC transporter ATP-binding protein, with protein MSLRVSDLSFSYGAKPALAAVSFALEPGRFAALLGPNGAGKSTLFALLTRLFVAPHGRIEIAGNDLARAPYAALARIGVVFQQPTLDLDLSVVQNLRYFAALHGLGGRGAMRRIDAALERMEMRERAGERVRVLNGGHRRRVEIARALLHDPAVLLLDEPSVGLDPGTRAALVDHVHALAALDGLTVLWATHLTDEVRPDDRLLLLHRGRLQADGTAHALQGDATLEAWFLARTRETA; from the coding sequence ATGAGCCTGCGCGTGTCCGACCTGAGTTTTTCCTATGGTGCCAAGCCGGCCCTGGCGGCGGTGTCTTTCGCGCTGGAGCCGGGCCGGTTCGCGGCGCTGCTGGGGCCGAACGGCGCCGGCAAGTCGACCCTGTTCGCCCTGCTCACCCGGCTGTTCGTGGCGCCGCACGGCCGGATCGAGATCGCCGGGAACGATCTGGCGCGCGCGCCCTATGCGGCGCTGGCCCGGATCGGCGTGGTATTCCAGCAACCAACGCTGGATCTCGATCTGAGCGTGGTACAGAACCTGCGCTATTTCGCGGCGCTGCACGGGTTGGGCGGTCGCGGCGCCATGCGCCGGATCGACGCCGCCCTGGAGCGCATGGAGATGCGCGAACGGGCGGGCGAACGCGTGCGCGTGCTGAACGGCGGACATCGGCGGCGGGTCGAGATCGCCCGTGCGCTGCTGCATGACCCCGCCGTTCTGCTGCTGGACGAGCCCAGCGTCGGGCTGGACCCCGGCACCCGGGCCGCGCTGGTCGACCATGTCCACGCGCTGGCGGCGCTGGATGGGCTGACGGTGCTTTGGGCCACCCATCTGACCGACGAGGTTCGGCCCGATGACCGCCTGTTGCTTCTGCATCGCGGTCGGCTGCAGGCGGACGGCACGGCGCACGCCCTGCAAGGCGATGCCACGTTGGAGGCCTGGTTTCTCGCCCGAACACGGGAGACCGCCTGA
- a CDS encoding PQQ-dependent methanol/ethanol family dehydrogenase: MNRFVAAVAFGMLATMGQAEVTEDMLANDQTMTDQVVTNGMGRHLQRYSPLDMLNRENVKNLVPAWAFSLGGEKQRGQETQPLVYDGIMYITGSYSRLYAIDVKTGKEIWQYDARLPEGILPCCDVINRGAALYGDKVIFGTLDARIVALNAKTGDVVWRDQIDDYKAGYSYTAAPLIVNGLVITGNSGGEFGIVGSVQARDVNTGDLVWERPVIEGHMGTLNGQESTMTGTLNATWPGDMWKTGGGATWLGGSYDERTDTLIFGAGNPAPWNSWLRDAGQKNDGTGDNLYAASRIGINPADGEIKWHFQTTPREGWDYDGVNEVVAYNDRAGNQRLATADRNGFFYVLDAADGGFVSAMPFVKDISWASGIDENGRPIFVEENRPGDPAEAADGKKGAVIFASPSFLGGKNWMPMAFSQRTGNFYVPSNEWGMDIWNEPVTYKKGAAYLGSGFTIKPNYEDHIGSLKAIDPDTMELKWEVKNDAPLWGGVMTTAGGLVFYGTPEGEFVALDDETGEKLWSFQTGSGIVGQPITWEQDGEQYVSVISGWGGAVPLWGGEVAKKVNYLNQGGLLWTFRLPKELASAN; this comes from the coding sequence ATGAACAGATTCGTCGCCGCCGTCGCGTTCGGAATGCTGGCCACGATGGGCCAGGCCGAAGTGACCGAGGATATGCTGGCCAACGACCAGACCATGACCGACCAGGTCGTGACCAACGGCATGGGCCGGCACCTGCAGCGCTATTCGCCGCTGGACATGCTGAACCGCGAAAACGTCAAGAACCTGGTTCCGGCCTGGGCCTTCAGCCTGGGCGGGGAAAAACAGCGCGGGCAGGAAACCCAGCCGCTGGTCTATGACGGGATCATGTACATCACCGGGTCGTATTCCCGGCTTTACGCCATCGACGTGAAGACCGGAAAAGAGATCTGGCAATACGACGCCCGCCTGCCCGAAGGCATCCTTCCCTGCTGCGACGTCATCAACCGCGGTGCCGCGCTTTATGGCGACAAGGTGATCTTCGGCACGCTGGATGCGCGCATCGTGGCGCTGAACGCCAAGACGGGCGACGTGGTCTGGCGCGACCAGATCGACGATTACAAGGCCGGCTACAGCTACACCGCCGCGCCGCTGATCGTGAACGGGCTGGTCATCACCGGGAATTCCGGTGGCGAATTCGGCATCGTCGGATCGGTGCAGGCGCGTGACGTGAACACCGGCGACCTGGTCTGGGAACGCCCGGTGATCGAAGGCCATATGGGCACGCTGAATGGTCAGGAAAGCACCATGACCGGTACGCTGAACGCCACCTGGCCGGGCGACATGTGGAAGACCGGCGGCGGGGCGACCTGGCTGGGCGGTTCCTATGACGAACGCACCGACACGCTGATCTTCGGCGCAGGCAACCCCGCGCCCTGGAATTCGTGGCTGCGCGATGCGGGCCAAAAGAACGACGGCACCGGCGACAACCTCTATGCGGCCAGCCGGATCGGCATCAACCCCGCCGATGGCGAGATCAAGTGGCACTTCCAGACCACTCCGCGCGAAGGCTGGGACTACGACGGCGTGAACGAAGTGGTCGCCTATAACGACCGCGCCGGCAACCAGCGCCTGGCCACGGCCGACCGCAACGGGTTCTTCTACGTGCTCGACGCGGCCGATGGCGGCTTCGTTTCGGCCATGCCTTTCGTCAAGGATATCTCCTGGGCCAGTGGCATCGACGAGAACGGCCGCCCGATCTTTGTCGAGGAAAACCGCCCCGGCGACCCGGCCGAAGCGGCCGACGGCAAGAAGGGCGCGGTGATCTTCGCCTCTCCGTCCTTCCTCGGCGGCAAGAACTGGATGCCGATGGCGTTCTCGCAGCGCACCGGCAATTTCTACGTGCCCTCGAACGAATGGGGCATGGACATCTGGAACGAGCCGGTGACCTACAAGAAGGGCGCGGCCTACCTGGGCTCGGGCTTTACCATCAAGCCGAACTACGAGGACCATATCGGCAGCCTCAAGGCGATCGACCCCGACACGATGGAACTGAAATGGGAGGTCAAGAACGACGCTCCGCTCTGGGGTGGCGTGATGACCACCGCGGGTGGCCTGGTGTTCTACGGCACCCCCGAAGGCGAGTTCGTGGCGCTGGATGACGAAACCGGTGAAAAGCTTTGGTCGTTCCAGACCGGCTCTGGCATCGTCGGCCAGCCGATCACCTGGGAACAGGATGGCGAACAGTATGTCTCGGTCATCTCGGGCTGGGGCGGCGCGGTGCCGCTCTGGGGTGGCGAGGTCGCCAAGAAGGTCAACTACCTGAACCAGGGCGGTCTGCTCTGGACCTTCCGCCTGCCCAAGGAACTGGCTTCGGCTAACTGA
- a CDS encoding Crp/Fnr family transcriptional regulator gives MIGPPFDSLPEAALRRVALAQGDRLFAEADRADAIFAIETGSVHLVRVTVEGQRVVIARAGPGATLAEAALFADRYHCDAVAIEPAMAWRIDKSAVLAALRAGGDFAETLCAHLAGQVRQERLRREIIAIRSAEDRVLAALVGLGQPGTVTAFAAEIGLTQEACARALTRLVAAGRVSKVARGRYAAR, from the coding sequence ATGATCGGTCCGCCTTTCGACAGCCTTCCCGAAGCCGCCTTGCGCCGCGTCGCGTTGGCCCAGGGCGACCGGCTGTTCGCCGAAGCCGACCGTGCCGACGCGATCTTTGCGATCGAGACCGGATCGGTGCATTTGGTCCGGGTCACCGTCGAGGGCCAGCGTGTCGTGATCGCGCGCGCCGGGCCGGGCGCGACCTTGGCCGAGGCGGCGCTTTTCGCGGACCGCTATCATTGCGACGCGGTGGCGATCGAGCCGGCAATGGCGTGGCGGATCGACAAGTCGGCGGTGCTTGCGGCGTTGCGGGCAGGAGGCGATTTCGCGGAAACGCTGTGCGCGCATCTGGCGGGCCAGGTGCGGCAGGAACGGCTGCGGCGCGAGATCATCGCGATCCGGTCGGCCGAGGACCGGGTGCTTGCGGCGCTGGTGGGGCTAGGCCAGCCCGGCACCGTCACCGCCTTTGCCGCCGAGATCGGTCTGACGCAGGAGGCCTGCGCGCGGGCGCTGACGCGGCTGGTCGCGGCGGGGCGCGTGAGCAAGGTTGCGCGCGGTCGTTATGCCGCGCGCTGA
- a CDS encoding ABC transporter substrate-binding protein — translation MSILATIRAAGAALVLTASATLAEMPVLRAAVLEFGTVNWELDSITHHGLDKANGFALQVQGMAGGSAAQIAFQGGEADVIVSDWLWVARQRAAGKDYVFIPYSKAVGALMVPGDSPAQSLADLARGKIGIAGGPLDKSWLILQAFAAQQGVDLVASTEQVFGAPPLIFKTALQGELDGAINFWHFLAKMEAAGMRKLVTVDEAAQALGLDPETPLLGYVMRGEMLRDNPELVHGLAAASRAAKEMLAGDDAEWERLRPRMNAETDAQFAKLVEGYRAGIPNPGPVDEAAAAKMLKLMAELGGEELLGPVTELPEGVFVQPGS, via the coding sequence ATGAGCATTCTGGCTACGATCCGCGCCGCCGGCGCGGCCTTGGTTCTGACCGCATCCGCCACGCTGGCGGAAATGCCGGTGCTGCGTGCCGCGGTCCTGGAATTCGGCACGGTGAACTGGGAACTGGACAGCATCACCCATCATGGCCTGGACAAGGCCAACGGGTTCGCGTTGCAGGTTCAGGGCATGGCGGGCGGGTCCGCCGCGCAGATCGCGTTCCAGGGCGGCGAGGCGGATGTGATCGTGTCCGACTGGTTGTGGGTGGCGCGACAGCGCGCGGCGGGCAAGGATTACGTTTTCATCCCCTATTCCAAGGCCGTGGGCGCGCTAATGGTGCCCGGCGACAGCCCGGCGCAATCGCTGGCCGACCTCGCGCGCGGCAAGATCGGCATCGCGGGCGGGCCGCTGGACAAGTCCTGGCTGATCCTTCAGGCCTTCGCCGCGCAGCAGGGCGTCGACCTCGTGGCCTCGACCGAACAGGTTTTCGGCGCGCCGCCGCTGATCTTCAAGACCGCGCTGCAGGGTGAATTGGATGGCGCGATCAACTTCTGGCACTTCCTGGCCAAGATGGAGGCGGCGGGCATGCGCAAGCTGGTCACCGTCGACGAGGCCGCGCAGGCGCTTGGACTTGACCCTGAAACGCCGCTGCTGGGCTATGTGATGCGCGGCGAGATGCTGCGCGACAACCCCGAACTGGTTCATGGCCTTGCCGCGGCCTCGCGCGCCGCCAAGGAAATGCTGGCCGGCGACGATGCCGAATGGGAGCGGCTGCGTCCGCGAATGAACGCCGAGACCGATGCGCAATTCGCCAAGCTGGTCGAAGGTTACCGGGCCGGTATCCCCAATCCGGGCCCGGTGGACGAGGCAGCCGCGGCCAAGATGCTGAAGCTGATGGCCGAATTGGGCGGCGAAGAGCTGTTGGGCCCGGTCACCGAACTGCCCGAGGGTGTCTTTGTCCAGCCCGGCAGCTGA
- a CDS encoding helicase HerA-like domain-containing protein — MTEGIFVGGGGPEYGEKQWLSLKYANRHGLIAGATGTGKTVTLQILAEGFSAAGVPVFMSDVKGDLSGLARPGSAEFKLHGPFMERAAKIGFDDFGYDAFPVTFWDLFGEQGHPIRTTVAEMGPLLLSRLLELSEAQEGILNIAFRVADEEGMPLLDLDDLRAMLVWLGENRDALSLRYGNLATSSIGAIQRRLLVLENQGGSKLFGEPALDLHDFMRVGADGRGQVNILAADTLMGAPRLYATFLLWMLSELFEELPEVGDPDKPKLVFFFDEAHLLFDDAPKALVDKVEQVARLIRSKGVGVYFITQNPDDVPEDILGQLGNRVQHALRAFTARDQKALRMAAQTYRENPRFDIETAIREVGVGEAVTSMLQPKGVPGVAERTLIRPPSSQLGPISKADRAAVLAGSDLAGKYDQAIDRHSAHEMLAERAAAAAKAAEEAERHEAELEAAQREYQAGRRYSGTRVGRSTARATRSSGGFGAEVAKVVIKELKGTTGRRIVRGILGGLFKAR; from the coding sequence GTGACCGAAGGTATTTTCGTTGGCGGTGGCGGTCCGGAATACGGCGAGAAGCAGTGGTTGTCGTTGAAATACGCCAACCGTCACGGGCTGATCGCGGGCGCAACCGGCACCGGCAAGACCGTCACGCTGCAGATCCTGGCCGAAGGCTTTTCGGCCGCCGGCGTTCCGGTCTTCATGTCCGACGTCAAGGGCGACCTGTCGGGCCTTGCGCGACCGGGAAGCGCCGAATTCAAGCTGCACGGCCCTTTCATGGAACGCGCCGCCAAGATCGGTTTCGACGATTTCGGCTATGACGCCTTTCCGGTCACCTTCTGGGATCTGTTCGGCGAACAGGGCCATCCGATCCGCACGACCGTGGCCGAAATGGGCCCGCTGCTGCTGTCGCGGCTGCTGGAGTTGAGCGAGGCGCAGGAGGGCATTCTCAACATCGCCTTCCGGGTCGCGGACGAAGAGGGGATGCCGCTGCTCGATCTGGACGACCTGCGTGCGATGCTGGTCTGGCTGGGCGAGAACCGCGATGCCCTCAGCCTGCGCTATGGCAACCTGGCGACGTCCTCGATCGGGGCGATCCAGCGTCGCCTGCTGGTGCTGGAAAACCAGGGCGGGTCCAAGCTGTTCGGCGAACCGGCGCTGGATCTGCACGATTTCATGCGGGTGGGTGCGGACGGGCGCGGGCAGGTGAACATCCTGGCCGCCGACACGTTGATGGGGGCGCCGCGGCTTTACGCGACCTTCCTGCTGTGGATGTTGTCGGAACTGTTCGAGGAACTGCCCGAGGTGGGCGATCCGGACAAGCCCAAGCTGGTCTTCTTCTTCGACGAGGCGCATCTGCTGTTCGACGACGCGCCCAAGGCGCTGGTCGACAAGGTGGAACAGGTGGCGCGGCTGATCCGGTCGAAGGGGGTGGGGGTCTATTTCATCACCCAGAACCCCGACGACGTGCCCGAGGACATCCTGGGCCAGTTGGGCAACCGGGTGCAGCACGCCCTGCGGGCCTTCACCGCGCGCGACCAGAAGGCGTTGCGGATGGCGGCCCAGACCTATCGCGAAAACCCGCGGTTCGACATCGAAACCGCGATCCGCGAGGTCGGTGTGGGCGAGGCGGTGACCTCGATGCTGCAGCCGAAGGGCGTGCCGGGCGTGGCCGAACGCACGCTGATCCGCCCGCCGTCGTCGCAGCTTGGGCCGATCTCGAAGGCCGATCGCGCTGCGGTGCTGGCGGGATCCGACCTGGCGGGCAAGTACGACCAGGCGATCGACCGGCATTCGGCGCATGAAATGCTGGCCGAGCGCGCTGCGGCAGCGGCAAAAGCGGCGGAAGAAGCCGAAAGGCATGAGGCTGAACTGGAAGCCGCGCAGCGCGAATACCAGGCCGGGCGGCGCTATTCCGGCACCCGCGTCGGCCGGTCGACGGCGCGCGCGACCCGAAGTAGCGGCGGTTTCGGCGCCGAGGTGGCCAAGGTGGTCATCAAGGAGCTCAAGGGCACCACCGGGCGCCGGATCGTGCGCGGCATCCTGGGCGGTCTTTTCAAGGCGCGCTGA